In Sphingomonas panacisoli, one genomic interval encodes:
- a CDS encoding TadE/TadG family type IV pilus assembly protein has translation MRRALRSLSRNSRGVTAIEFGIVAPVMMLLLMGLSDLAYQIYAQSILNGALQKAGRDATIQGAANNTTDIDNKVKTMVKKIAANATFVVTRKNYDSFSVIKPEPFIDNNSNGVRNPGECYTDINGNGQWDQDPGDDGQGGANDVTLYTMTVTYPRLFPVAGLFGWPSTQTISASTLLKNQPYASQTVVTPKQICT, from the coding sequence GTGAGGCGCGCCCTTCGCTCGCTGTCGCGCAATTCGCGCGGCGTTACCGCCATCGAGTTCGGCATCGTGGCGCCCGTCATGATGCTGCTGCTGATGGGCCTGTCCGATCTGGCCTATCAGATCTACGCGCAGTCGATCCTGAACGGCGCGCTGCAAAAGGCCGGGCGCGATGCGACGATCCAGGGCGCGGCGAACAACACGACCGATATCGACAACAAAGTGAAGACGATGGTGAAGAAGATCGCGGCCAACGCGACCTTCGTCGTCACGCGCAAGAATTACGATTCGTTCAGTGTGATCAAGCCCGAGCCGTTCATCGACAACAACAGCAACGGCGTTCGCAATCCGGGCGAGTGCTACACCGACATCAACGGCAACGGCCAATGGGATCAGGATCCCGGCGACGACGGTCAGGGCGGCGCGAACGACGTCACGCTATACACCATGACCGTGACCTATCCGCGGTTATTCCCGGTCGCGGGCCTCTTCGGTTGGCCGTCGACCCAGACGATCAGCGCGAGCACGCTGCTCAAGAACCAACCCTATGCGTCGCAGACCGTGGTGACGCCAAAGCAGATTTGCACATGA
- a CDS encoding TadE/TadG family type IV pilus assembly protein, whose product MTLSSNPAPRRLRATPGRLARNNSGVALLEFAFSMPLVLMIGLYGLESANLALINLKVSQIALMLADNSSRVGVIDSTQIEQLREVDMNDVLQAARMQGTGIGLTTNGRITVSSLETDDKGTQRIHWQRCIGKKSGTNYDSSYGTTTITAGTDTTPANAGTLAPTGMGDPGQKVNAPAKSGVMFVEVNYDYKPIVGQWLFGAARIHYIASFVVRDNRDFTQIYNPTTSPVTPRSTCNLYPS is encoded by the coding sequence ATGACGCTTTCATCAAATCCCGCACCACGTCGCCTGCGGGCGACGCCGGGCCGGCTAGCGCGCAACAATAGCGGCGTGGCCTTGCTCGAATTCGCCTTTTCGATGCCGTTGGTGCTGATGATCGGCCTGTACGGCCTGGAATCCGCAAACCTGGCGTTGATCAATCTGAAGGTCAGCCAGATTGCGCTGATGCTGGCCGACAACTCGTCGCGCGTCGGCGTGATCGATTCGACGCAGATCGAACAGCTGCGCGAAGTCGACATGAACGACGTGCTCCAGGCCGCGCGCATGCAGGGCACCGGCATCGGTTTGACCACCAATGGTCGCATCACCGTGTCGAGCCTAGAGACCGACGACAAGGGGACGCAACGCATCCACTGGCAGCGCTGCATCGGCAAGAAGTCGGGCACGAACTACGATTCGAGCTACGGCACGACGACGATCACCGCCGGGACCGATACGACGCCGGCCAATGCCGGAACGCTCGCGCCGACCGGTATGGGTGATCCCGGCCAGAAAGTGAACGCGCCGGCCAAGAGCGGCGTGATGTTCGTCGAGGTCAATTACGACTACAAACCGATCGTCGGGCAATGGCTCTTCGGCGCGGCGCGGATCCATTACATCGCGTCGTTCGTCGTCCGCGATAACCGCGACTTCACGCAGATCTACAATCCAACGACGTCGCCGGTGACGCCGCGTTCCACCTGCAACCTCTATCCGTCCTGA
- a CDS encoding peroxiredoxin: MTVSVGDKLPSTTIVKATEAGPEAVSSDEFFAGRKVALVAVPGAFTPTCSARHLPGFLDKADELKAKGVDEIAFTSVNDAFVMGAWSKANDAAGKVTMLADGNGDFAKAVGLTMDGSKFGMGERSQRYSMIVDDGVVTELNVEGPGEFKVSSAEHLLDQL; encoded by the coding sequence ATGACCGTTTCCGTCGGCGACAAATTGCCCTCGACCACCATCGTCAAGGCGACCGAGGCCGGTCCCGAAGCGGTCAGCTCCGACGAGTTCTTCGCCGGCCGCAAGGTCGCGCTCGTAGCGGTTCCCGGTGCGTTCACGCCGACCTGCTCGGCGCGCCACCTGCCCGGCTTCCTCGACAAGGCCGACGAGTTGAAGGCGAAGGGCGTCGACGAAATCGCGTTCACGTCGGTCAACGACGCGTTCGTCATGGGCGCCTGGAGCAAGGCGAACGACGCGGCCGGCAAGGTCACGATGCTGGCCGACGGTAACGGCGATTTCGCCAAGGCGGTCGGGCTGACGATGGACGGCAGCAAGTTCGGCATGGGCGAGCGCAGCCAGCGTTACTCGATGATCGTCGATGACGGCGTCGTGACCGAACTCAATGTCGAAGGGCCCGGCGAGTTCAAGGTGAGTTCCGCCGAACACCTGCTCGACCAACTCTGA
- a CDS encoding YqgE/AlgH family protein, translating into MESARFLVGQFLLAMPGIGDPRFEQAVIAMCGHDEEGAIGIGIGAEIDGLGLHDVLDQFEIEHGAAPDAPVHFGGPVDPRRGFVIHSTDWGGQDTIEVAGRWSLSGTVDVLRAIADGTGPERWIVALGYAGWGAGQLDGEMLRHGWFNVTADEGLIYDTAADDRWGAGFASAGIDPRLLAPETGTA; encoded by the coding sequence ATGGAGTCGGCGCGTTTTCTGGTCGGACAGTTTTTGCTCGCGATGCCCGGGATCGGCGATCCGCGTTTCGAGCAAGCGGTGATCGCGATGTGCGGGCATGACGAAGAGGGCGCGATCGGTATCGGCATTGGTGCCGAGATCGACGGGCTGGGGCTGCACGACGTACTCGACCAGTTCGAGATCGAGCATGGCGCCGCACCCGACGCGCCGGTGCATTTCGGCGGCCCGGTCGATCCGCGGCGCGGGTTCGTGATCCATTCGACCGATTGGGGCGGGCAGGATACGATCGAGGTGGCGGGGCGCTGGTCGCTGTCGGGGACGGTCGACGTGCTGCGCGCGATCGCCGACGGGACGGGGCCGGAACGGTGGATCGTCGCATTGGGCTATGCCGGATGGGGCGCGGGGCAGCTGGACGGCGAGATGCTGCGCCACGGCTGGTTCAACGTCACGGCGGACGAAGGGCTGATCTACGACACCGCCGCCGACGATCGCTGGGGGGCGGGGTTCGCCAGCGCCGGGATCGACCCGCGCCTGCTCGCGCCGGAAACCGGGACGGCGTGA
- the ahcY gene encoding adenosylhomocysteinase, translated as MATVLDRTTDYVVKDISLSDFGRAEINIAETEMPGLMALRDEFGASQPLKGARITGSLHMTIQTAVLIETLTALGAKVRWATCNIYSTQDHAAAAIAASGVPVFAIKGESLAEYWDYVGSIFDWGDETCNMILDDGGDATAFALWGAKLEAGHSFAEPENEEEVEMQRAVKEFIARKPGYLTETVKNIKGVSEETTTGVHRLYAIAKKGELPFPAINVNDSVTKSKFDNLYGCKESLVDAIRRGTDVMLAGKVACVAGFGDVGKGSAQSLRNGGARVMVTEVDPICALQAAMEGFEVVTMEEAVTRADIFCTATGNADVITAEHMKAMKNMAIVCNIGHFDSEIQIAALSNYKWTEVKPQVDLVEFPDGKQIIILSRGRLVNLGNATGHPSFVMSASFTNQTLAQIELWTKSDEYKNDVYVLPKHLDEKVAELHLEKLGVKLTKLSQKQADYIGVPVEGPFKPDHYRY; from the coding sequence GTGGCCACCGTGCTCGACCGTACGACCGATTATGTCGTCAAGGACATCAGCCTTTCCGATTTCGGCCGCGCCGAGATCAACATCGCCGAGACCGAGATGCCCGGCCTGATGGCGCTGCGCGACGAATTCGGCGCGTCGCAGCCGCTCAAGGGCGCGCGCATTACCGGTTCGCTGCACATGACGATCCAGACCGCGGTGCTGATCGAGACGCTGACCGCGCTCGGCGCGAAGGTGCGCTGGGCGACCTGCAACATCTATTCGACCCAGGACCATGCCGCCGCCGCGATCGCCGCGTCGGGCGTGCCGGTGTTCGCAATCAAGGGCGAGAGCCTGGCCGAATATTGGGACTATGTCGGCTCGATCTTCGATTGGGGTGACGAGACCTGCAACATGATCCTCGACGACGGCGGCGACGCGACCGCGTTCGCGCTGTGGGGCGCCAAGCTCGAGGCCGGCCATTCGTTCGCCGAGCCCGAGAACGAGGAAGAGGTCGAGATGCAGCGCGCGGTGAAGGAATTCATCGCTCGCAAGCCGGGCTACCTCACCGAGACCGTCAAGAACATCAAGGGCGTGTCGGAAGAGACCACCACCGGCGTCCACCGCCTGTATGCGATCGCCAAGAAGGGCGAGCTGCCGTTCCCGGCGATCAACGTCAACGACAGCGTGACCAAGTCGAAGTTCGACAACCTCTACGGCTGCAAGGAATCGCTCGTCGACGCAATCCGTCGCGGCACCGACGTGATGCTCGCCGGCAAGGTCGCTTGCGTCGCCGGCTTCGGTGATGTCGGCAAGGGTTCGGCGCAGTCGCTCCGCAATGGCGGTGCGCGCGTGATGGTGACCGAAGTCGATCCGATCTGCGCTCTGCAGGCCGCGATGGAAGGCTTCGAGGTCGTCACGATGGAAGAAGCGGTGACCCGCGCCGACATCTTCTGCACCGCGACCGGCAACGCCGACGTCATCACCGCCGAGCACATGAAGGCGATGAAGAATATGGCGATCGTCTGCAACATCGGTCACTTCGACAGCGAGATTCAGATCGCCGCGCTGTCGAACTACAAGTGGACCGAAGTGAAGCCGCAGGTCGACCTGGTCGAGTTCCCGGATGGCAAGCAGATCATCATCCTGTCGCGCGGCCGCCTGGTGAACCTGGGCAACGCGACCGGCCACCCGTCGTTCGTGATGTCGGCGTCGTTCACCAACCAGACGCTGGCGCAGATCGAACTGTGGACCAAGTCGGACGAGTATAAGAACGACGTCTACGTCCTGCCGAAGCACCTCGACGAGAAGGTCGCGGAGCTGCACCTCGAAAAGCTGGGCGTGAAGCTGACCAAGCTGTCGCAGAAGCAGGCGGACTATATCGGCGTACCGGTCGAAGGGCCGTTCAAGCCCGATCACTACCGCTACTGA
- the argJ gene encoding bifunctional glutamate N-acetyltransferase/amino-acid acetyltransferase ArgJ, giving the protein MTDRSPLAPTSLPALPEIAGVTRRVARARYKTWDRCDLTYVELSPGTTVAGVLTKSKCASPEVDWCRAALVLGRARALVVNAGNSNAFTGDRGRHAVEGLAARVAQHLGCQPSDVFVASTGVIGVPLPLDKAEAGLTAAFTAEPCDWVTAAETIMTTDTFAKVAVTRAVIGDRTVELVGIIKGSGMIMPDMATMLGFIFTDAAVDAAWMQSALSAANTKSFSCITVDSDTSTSDTVLAFATGAAGNATISDDDEPGADAFRSALDDLCLQLAHLVVRDGEGASKFIRIDVTGAESDESAHRIGMSIANSPLVKTAIAGEDANWGRVVMAIGKAGEPAERDKVAIRFGETQVARDGLEVEGYDEAPVTAHLKGAEIDIGVDLGLGDGRATVWTCDLTHGYISINADYRS; this is encoded by the coding sequence GCCGCGTCGCGCGGGCGCGGTACAAGACGTGGGATCGCTGCGATTTGACCTATGTCGAGCTGAGCCCTGGCACGACGGTCGCGGGCGTGCTCACCAAGAGCAAGTGCGCGTCACCTGAAGTCGATTGGTGTCGCGCCGCGCTCGTGCTCGGCCGGGCACGGGCGCTGGTGGTCAATGCCGGAAATTCGAACGCGTTTACCGGCGACCGCGGACGCCATGCCGTCGAGGGGCTGGCGGCGCGCGTCGCGCAGCATCTCGGCTGCCAGCCGTCGGACGTGTTCGTTGCCTCAACCGGTGTGATCGGCGTCCCCTTACCGCTCGACAAGGCCGAGGCAGGGCTGACCGCCGCCTTCACCGCCGAGCCGTGCGACTGGGTCACCGCCGCCGAGACGATCATGACGACCGACACGTTCGCCAAGGTCGCGGTGACGCGCGCGGTGATCGGCGACCGGACGGTCGAACTGGTCGGCATCATCAAAGGGTCGGGGATGATAATGCCCGACATGGCGACGATGCTCGGCTTCATCTTTACCGATGCGGCAGTCGATGCAGCGTGGATGCAATCGGCGCTGTCCGCGGCCAATACCAAAAGCTTTTCGTGCATCACGGTCGATAGCGACACATCGACCAGCGACACCGTCCTGGCCTTCGCGACGGGCGCGGCGGGCAACGCCACCATTTCGGACGACGATGAACCCGGCGCGGATGCTTTTCGCTCAGCGCTCGACGATTTGTGTCTGCAACTCGCGCATCTCGTCGTCCGCGACGGCGAGGGCGCGTCGAAGTTCATCCGCATCGACGTAACCGGCGCCGAAAGCGATGAGAGCGCGCACCGCATCGGCATGAGCATCGCCAACTCGCCGCTCGTGAAGACCGCGATTGCCGGAGAGGATGCCAATTGGGGTCGCGTCGTGATGGCTATAGGCAAGGCCGGCGAACCCGCCGAGCGGGACAAGGTCGCGATCCGTTTCGGCGAGACTCAAGTCGCGCGGGACGGGCTGGAGGTCGAGGGCTATGACGAAGCGCCGGTCACAGCGCATCTGAAGGGCGCGGAAATCGATATCGGCGTCGATCTCGGCCTCGGCGACGGCCGGGCGACGGTTTGGACATGCGATCTCACCCACGGCTATATTTCGATCAACGCCGACTATCGGAGCTGA
- the trmFO gene encoding methylenetetrahydrofolate--tRNA-(uracil(54)-C(5))-methyltransferase (FADH(2)-oxidizing) TrmFO — MTYDIHIIGGGLAGSEAAWQLAEAGIRVKLSEMRGSGDMTPAHQTDGLAELVCSNSFRSDDAENNAVGLLHAEMRTFGSIIMAEGDRHKVPAGSALAVDRDGFSAGVTARLAAHPNIEIVRERVDALPETPAIIATGPLTASGLAASIGAATGSDALAFFDAIAPIVHHDSIDMSVAWRQARWNKGGDDYINCPLDKDQYHAFVQGLIDGEKGEFRDWEKDTPYFEGCMPIEVMAERGPETLRFGPMKGVGLDDPRTGRWPYACVQLRQDNASATLWNIVGFQTKLKHAEQVRLFRTISGLENAEFARLGGLHRNTFIRSPELLDPTLRLKSRPNIRFAGQITGCEGYVESAAVGLLAGRFAAAELRGDVMTPPPVETALGALLHHITGAAEAETYQPMNVNFGLMPPIPGRTKKADRKKMYTDRARAALAAWMAA, encoded by the coding sequence ATGACGTACGACATCCATATCATCGGCGGCGGCCTGGCCGGGTCCGAAGCCGCGTGGCAGCTCGCCGAGGCCGGCATTCGCGTGAAGCTGTCCGAAATGCGCGGCAGCGGCGACATGACACCCGCGCACCAGACCGACGGCTTGGCAGAGTTGGTCTGCTCCAACAGTTTTCGCTCCGACGATGCCGAGAATAACGCGGTCGGACTGCTTCACGCCGAGATGCGCACGTTCGGCTCGATCATCATGGCCGAAGGCGACCGCCATAAAGTGCCCGCCGGGTCGGCACTGGCGGTGGATCGCGACGGCTTTTCGGCCGGCGTCACCGCGCGCTTGGCGGCACATCCCAATATCGAGATCGTTCGCGAACGGGTCGACGCCCTGCCTGAGACACCGGCGATCATCGCCACCGGTCCCCTTACCGCCTCCGGTCTGGCCGCCAGCATCGGTGCGGCGACCGGCAGCGACGCCCTAGCCTTCTTCGATGCGATCGCGCCCATCGTGCATCACGACAGCATCGACATGAGCGTCGCGTGGCGCCAGGCGCGCTGGAATAAAGGCGGTGACGATTACATCAACTGCCCACTCGACAAGGATCAGTACCACGCCTTTGTCCAAGGCTTGATCGACGGCGAAAAGGGCGAGTTCCGCGACTGGGAAAAGGACACGCCCTATTTCGAGGGCTGCATGCCGATCGAGGTGATGGCGGAGCGCGGACCGGAGACGCTGCGCTTCGGACCGATGAAGGGCGTCGGGCTCGACGATCCGCGCACCGGGCGCTGGCCCTATGCCTGCGTTCAGTTGCGGCAGGACAATGCGAGCGCGACATTGTGGAATATCGTCGGATTCCAGACCAAGCTGAAACATGCCGAGCAGGTTCGGCTGTTCCGCACGATCTCGGGGCTGGAGAATGCCGAATTCGCGCGACTGGGCGGTTTGCATCGCAACACCTTCATCCGCTCGCCCGAATTGCTCGACCCGACGCTCCGACTGAAATCGCGGCCCAACATCCGTTTCGCCGGCCAGATCACCGGCTGCGAGGGCTATGTCGAAAGCGCTGCGGTCGGACTGCTCGCAGGTCGGTTCGCCGCTGCCGAACTCCGCGGCGACGTCATGACACCGCCGCCGGTCGAAACGGCGCTCGGTGCTCTCCTCCACCATATCACCGGCGCGGCCGAGGCGGAGACCTATCAGCCGATGAACGTCAATTTCGGGCTGATGCCGCCGATCCCGGGGCGCACCAAAAAAGCGGACCGCAAGAAGATGTATACCGACCGTGCCCGCGCCGCGCTGGCGGCGTGGATGGCGGCTTAA
- a CDS encoding EF-hand domain-containing protein produces the protein MWRYLAGAGAGALLVAAGMMLQAMRPAGVAPLAAMPAASAATGDGQAADPAVPEATAKTREEKRFNRYDKDRNGAITRDEYLAARKKAYGKLDTNGDGTLSFDEWAVKAETKFAAADADKSGAMNATEFATTAVKRKVRAKTNCADKPAPVDEGREEET, from the coding sequence ATGTGGCGGTATCTGGCAGGGGCAGGCGCGGGTGCGCTGTTGGTGGCGGCGGGGATGATGCTCCAGGCGATGCGACCTGCCGGCGTAGCGCCGCTCGCCGCGATGCCGGCGGCGAGTGCCGCGACCGGCGACGGTCAGGCCGCCGATCCGGCCGTCCCCGAAGCGACCGCCAAGACGCGCGAGGAAAAGCGCTTCAACCGCTACGACAAGGATCGCAACGGCGCGATCACGCGCGACGAATATCTGGCGGCGCGCAAGAAAGCGTATGGCAAGCTCGACACCAATGGCGACGGTACGCTGTCGTTCGACGAATGGGCGGTGAAGGCGGAAACCAAGTTCGCCGCCGCCGACGCCGACAAGTCGGGCGCGATGAATGCCACGGAATTCGCCACGACCGCGGTGAAGCGAAAGGTGCGAGCCAAGACCAATTGCGCGGACAAGCCCGCGCCCGTCGATGAGGGTCGCGAAGAAGAGACTTAA
- a CDS encoding GNAT family N-acetyltransferase — MSHPLDRPVWGALNSGWAHVAEGDERALRVDRDHGVFGAAVDGSEASLETLASLVPDNGELWLIEPESWPAPPGTRVVRTAELVQMTCDTPSSAADSPFEIVDLTDADAPEMLALATLTRPGPYVRHTNRLGRFVGVRVNGTLVAMAGERMKLPGWSEISAVCTHPDHRGRGYAAGLMRIVAARMIARQETPWLTSYTSNAGAIALYDTLGFRRRAEMTVTVLAKDI; from the coding sequence GTGAGCCATCCGCTCGATAGGCCGGTCTGGGGCGCGCTGAATAGCGGCTGGGCGCATGTGGCCGAGGGTGATGAGCGCGCCCTACGCGTGGATCGCGATCATGGCGTGTTCGGTGCCGCTGTGGATGGGTCCGAAGCGAGTCTGGAGACGCTCGCGTCCTTGGTCCCCGATAACGGCGAGCTGTGGCTGATCGAGCCCGAATCCTGGCCTGCGCCGCCCGGCACGCGCGTCGTTCGGACCGCGGAACTGGTGCAAATGACCTGCGATACGCCCTCGTCTGCCGCTGACTCGCCCTTCGAGATCGTCGATCTGACCGACGCCGATGCCCCCGAAATGCTCGCCTTGGCGACGCTCACGCGCCCCGGCCCCTATGTGCGGCACACCAATCGGCTGGGGCGCTTCGTCGGGGTGCGTGTGAATGGTACGCTGGTGGCGATGGCGGGCGAGCGGATGAAGCTGCCGGGGTGGAGCGAGATCAGCGCCGTCTGTACGCACCCCGACCATCGCGGACGGGGCTATGCGGCCGGCCTGATGCGCATCGTCGCGGCGCGCATGATCGCGCGTCAGGAAACGCCCTGGCTGACGTCCTACACCAGCAACGCCGGCGCGATTGCGCTGTACGATACGCTCGGCTTCCGGCGTCGGGCCGAGATGACCGTCACGGTGCTGGCGAAGGACATATAA
- a CDS encoding TadE/TadG family type IV pilus assembly protein, with product MIGSFDRKRRTAPTTLGRLRSDVGGNTLAMMAIALIPICAIIGSGLDTARLYVVKVRLQQACDAGVLAGRKSIITSGAALDTSDTGSAKQFFKNNFNDGWMRTGTATFTPVKTSDNQVSGTASVPVPMTIMKMFGMPDITLSVACQARYDVPDTDIMFVLDTTGSMGSKPDGTGGGGKYAYTRENGTTGYATAEASSGSKISAVRSAVLNFYDTVKASSDTTTHIRYGFVPYSVSVNVGEAINSVDPSYLVDSWTYNTREPMPEANDSVYASSSKSTTNVASGSCATGVVRTPATGYNVSGSGTSATATAVRKTTSWTSSNSGTCTVLTENVKVTWKYLKKSLDTSQIKGFNTVSDPTRFNNTVKWQGCIEERGPLSSGAMTFDQDNLPADLDPDLMPTSDDTRWKPAMPELSYWRGNTTSWTSGGSSSTSASSDYSATTMSTNAGYWVAAYYNSDSVECPKAAKRLSEMDRSDVEAYVSSSGDLRPGGFTYHDAGMIWGTRMLSPNGPFKADTAAWPNRNDPNRYIVFMTDGDMNSSWTAYQLYGIEYYDKRISGQDNDEAYHNARFLAECTAAKNRGITVFVVAFGQTLTTQLKTCATPGQAFQANDSAALDAAFQNIAKQIAQLRISQ from the coding sequence ATGATCGGGTCATTCGATCGCAAGCGGCGGACGGCGCCGACCACGTTGGGGCGGCTGCGTTCCGACGTCGGCGGCAACACGCTTGCCATGATGGCGATCGCGCTGATTCCGATCTGCGCGATCATCGGCTCCGGCCTCGACACCGCGCGGCTCTACGTCGTGAAGGTCCGGCTGCAACAGGCGTGCGACGCGGGTGTGCTGGCGGGGCGCAAGTCGATCATCACGAGCGGTGCGGCGCTCGACACCAGTGATACGGGTTCGGCGAAGCAATTCTTCAAGAACAATTTCAACGATGGCTGGATGCGCACCGGCACCGCCACCTTCACCCCGGTGAAGACGAGCGACAACCAGGTCAGCGGCACCGCCAGCGTTCCCGTTCCGATGACGATCATGAAGATGTTCGGCATGCCCGACATCACGCTCTCGGTCGCCTGCCAGGCGCGTTACGACGTGCCGGACACCGACATCATGTTCGTGCTCGACACGACCGGGTCGATGGGATCCAAGCCGGACGGCACGGGCGGCGGCGGCAAATACGCCTATACGCGCGAAAACGGCACGACCGGCTATGCGACGGCGGAAGCCTCGTCGGGCTCGAAGATCAGCGCGGTGCGCAGCGCCGTGTTGAACTTCTACGACACCGTCAAGGCGTCGTCGGACACAACGACGCACATCCGCTACGGCTTCGTTCCGTACAGCGTGTCGGTGAACGTCGGCGAAGCGATCAATTCGGTCGATCCGTCCTACCTAGTCGATTCCTGGACCTACAATACGCGCGAGCCGATGCCGGAGGCGAACGACTCCGTCTATGCGTCCAGTTCGAAGAGCACGACCAACGTAGCCAGCGGATCGTGCGCGACCGGCGTCGTCCGCACGCCGGCGACCGGCTACAATGTGTCCGGGTCGGGTACCAGCGCGACGGCCACCGCCGTCCGCAAGACCACGAGCTGGACGAGTTCCAATAGCGGCACCTGCACGGTCCTGACCGAGAACGTGAAGGTAACGTGGAAGTATCTCAAGAAGTCGCTCGATACGTCGCAGATCAAGGGATTCAACACGGTCTCCGACCCGACGCGCTTCAACAATACCGTCAAGTGGCAGGGCTGCATCGAGGAGCGCGGGCCGTTGTCGTCCGGCGCGATGACGTTCGACCAGGATAACCTTCCGGCCGATCTCGACCCCGACTTGATGCCGACATCGGACGACACCCGGTGGAAACCGGCCATGCCCGAACTCAGCTATTGGCGGGGCAACACCACGAGCTGGACCAGCGGCGGATCGTCGTCGACGAGCGCGAGCAGCGACTATTCGGCCACCACGATGTCGACCAACGCCGGCTATTGGGTTGCCGCCTATTACAACAGCGATTCGGTCGAATGTCCGAAGGCGGCCAAGCGACTATCTGAAATGGATCGCTCGGACGTCGAGGCCTATGTGTCGTCGAGCGGCGACCTTCGCCCAGGCGGGTTCACGTATCACGACGCGGGCATGATCTGGGGCACGCGCATGCTGTCGCCCAACGGCCCGTTCAAGGCCGATACCGCCGCGTGGCCCAACCGCAACGATCCCAACCGCTACATCGTGTTCATGACCGACGGCGACATGAACAGCAGTTGGACCGCCTATCAGCTTTACGGCATCGAATATTACGACAAGCGGATCAGCGGCCAGGACAATGACGAAGCATATCACAATGCCCGCTTCCTGGCAGAATGCACTGCAGCGAAGAATCGCGGTATTACCGTGTTCGTCGTCGCCTTCGGCCAGACGCTGACCACGCAGCTCAAGACCTGCGCGACGCCGGGCCAGGCGTTCCAGGCGAACGACAGCGCCGCGCTCGACGCCGCATTTCAGAACATCGCAAAGCAAATCGCCCAGTTGAGGATTTCGCAGTGA
- a CDS encoding squalene/phytoene synthase family protein → MTPIDDPERVLAMSYAPRDRRAGLAALFALDATLGQVLRTTREPMVGQMRLAWWREALVRLDSAPPPAEPVLQALARDVLPLGPSGEALAAMTDGWEVLLGAIDNGSIADHGRLRGAVLFEQAGMLLQAQVDPLADAGQGWALADLAAHLSDPQLAAHARDAAAPLLAKASEHRWGRAGHSLGALTHIARMDLAGPATPRRVARLAWHRMTGR, encoded by the coding sequence GTGACGCCGATCGACGACCCGGAACGCGTGCTGGCGATGAGTTATGCACCGCGCGATCGGCGTGCCGGACTGGCCGCATTGTTTGCGCTCGACGCAACGCTGGGGCAGGTTTTGCGCACGACGCGCGAACCGATGGTCGGGCAGATGCGACTGGCGTGGTGGCGTGAGGCGTTGGTTCGGCTCGACAGCGCGCCGCCGCCGGCCGAGCCGGTGTTGCAGGCGTTGGCGCGGGACGTTTTGCCGCTTGGCCCGAGCGGTGAAGCACTAGCGGCGATGACCGACGGTTGGGAAGTGTTGCTCGGCGCGATCGATAATGGGTCGATCGCCGATCACGGGCGGCTACGCGGGGCCGTGCTGTTCGAGCAAGCGGGTATGCTTCTTCAAGCGCAAGTGGATCCGTTGGCCGATGCGGGGCAGGGATGGGCATTGGCTGATCTCGCTGCCCATCTTAGCGATCCCCAATTGGCTGCTCATGCTCGCGACGCGGCTGCTCCCTTGCTCGCGAAAGCTTCCGAGCATCGCTGGGGTCGGGCAGGGCATTCGCTGGGTGCGCTGACACATATCGCTCGCATGGACCTCGCCGGGCCGGCAACGCCGCGGCGCGTCGCGCGGCTCGCTTGGCACCGCATGACCGGGCGCTAG